The Candoia aspera isolate rCanAsp1 chromosome 13, rCanAsp1.hap2, whole genome shotgun sequence genome includes the window GTGAAAGATTTCTTGGGGCCATGGATGGACTCACTTTCCTCTTACTTTAGTCTTGGAGAGGGGTTTGTTAAAGCCACTGACTAGATTCTTATCTTGAGCTGACAAATGTTATAGTTTGGCTTAGCATGTAATGGAATCCAGCCATGGTGGCTTGTAAGCTATGGTTTATAGCTCCGCATTAAGCCATAAAAAAATAAGCCAGGCAATAATCAGATGTTGACTGAGTTTGTATTACATGTTAAACTAGAAATCATGGTTTACGTATCATAGGATAAAGCCAGTATATATCAGAGTATAGTTGAGTTCACAGCGTACTAAGCCAAACCTAACCAGAGTATGTGATGACCTCCAGTGTTGCAGGAACTATTAGGCACTGTGAATGGACTCACATCAGACCCTATTCTTGGGTTTAGATATTCTCTGTTCATCCATATTTCTAAATGCAATTCAGATTATGCTTTGGAACAAATCATGGATCACTGAAAAATCCAGAATTTGCTGAGTCCCTACAGTATGCTAAATTATAGACTGATCTACAAACCATAATGGTTGAGGTCAGACAACATGCTAACCCCAAATGAAATAAACCAGATTCCTGTTTAGTGTGATGGATGAACCCCATCATATCCAAGAAACTGACTTTGGATAGGAACTAATCCTTGACTTAATATGCTGTCAAATCACTCAGGAAAACTAATCACAATACTATCAATTTTAGCGTAACAGTAAGTGAAACTTGCTCCAAAAGTATTATAGGCACCacttatttcatcatttttgtaACTTCATATGACCGATTTCTGTTATTCAATAAAAGGAGTTACTAAATGGAAGGTCTTCACTTGTCATTCATATCTTTTTGAGGGATTCTTAGCTAGTTCATCGATTTTGCTACTAAGAGGTCATTGATTAGCCAGGCAAAATACCTTTATAGCCAATTGTTACTATGgtatgtggaaggaaagagaagacgacgactagcagcaaggtggatggactcagttacaatggcaatgggtgcaccattggaagagctgaaggaccaggttagggatagattgtcatggagaaactcTATGTGGTCGTtaggagtcaacaacaacttgatggtacataattatTATAGTATGAATGAAAAAATGGAGTTTGAGAAAGCAGAAGGTGGTTAATCTCAGAGGGGATTCACATAACTGATGTACAAATAACTAAAATGAACAACGTCTATGTGCCCGTGATACAGTTCTGCTCCGTgggctgcactggctcccaatgtGCTTACAGGTACAATTCAAGCTGTTGGTGATCACCAATAAATCCCTCCCCAGTGTGGGACTGGATTTATTTGCAGAACCGTCTCTTCCCATTTGTGACTACCTGTCCCGttaggcatgctgtgggtcccattgaccgagtgccatcttgtgggacccgtTCCCATTGCAGCGCCTGCCCTGTGGGacgtcatccccccccccccagattcaATAGGCCCGACCCTTGCAGCTTTTTCAAAATCTTTGAAAACATGGGTATGTCCCTGGGCTTGTGGGTGGGGTAGTGAGTGAAAGAATGGTTTTTGCCCTGGTGGTCTTACAAATTACATGTGTTGTTTTGACGTGGTATACTGTGTGTTTAGATGCTGTTCGCTGTCTAGAATTGCTACAGCAAggtgggcggccatagaaatccAGTTCTTCGTCACGTTCATCATCTACCTGTCTATGATGTTCTAGggctaattaaaaaaacaaacctgaaTAACCCGATGAGTAGGCCCTATATTCTTAGGCCTGGCTTTGGGGCAGTCCCTTTTCTGGGGCGATCCACCTCGCAGGGTGATTGCGaatggggaaggcagggaggagcAGCTGCAACGTCCCTCGACTGGAGCTGAGGAAGGAAGGCAAGAAATTGAACCAGCTGCTTCCAACGGACTCTCCCCTCCATGTTCCGGCTGCCGCCTTCTCCCTCTCACTCTGGGACTGACGGGGGGAGAAGAGGTGCCCCTCCGCCAGAAGCCAGAAAGGCAAGGGAGGCAACAGCGAGAGGACACCCCTCTTGTCCTCCGTCTCACGGGCCACACTGAGAAAGCCCTTAACAGAGGGAAACCGAGGGTGAGAAGGTGGCCTGGCCAGCTGGGAGGGCAACAGAAGGGACCCAAGGGGGGCAAAGGAAGCGGTGTGGCCCCCTGGCATGGCTGGGGCAAGGAGGCTCTGCAAGGGAAGTCCCCCGGCTGGCTGgctgactgactggctggctaGCTGAGTTCCCATGGCTGACCTCGCAGGAGACCCTCCATAATTTTGTGGGGGGGGGCTGAATTAGAGGTTGCGGGGGAGATAAGGCAACGGAACAGGACTGGGGAacggaaggagaaagagagagaaatgaaggaggaagggggaaagggaaagggaaaggatccgagcttagcatgtggtgtgaacgcAGCTACTAGGTTTCAGGCGACCTAGagaagtgtgttgtgtgaacagggCGTGGTGGTACATTTGAAACGGGATGAAGACGAATCTGGGGCAGGATGGGAAGTGCATTTGTTCTGCTTGTTCTGGGCCTCGCAGGCTTCCCCTTGCAATCAGGCAACAGGCAAGAGAGGCGACCTTttcccttgccccccccccaccttgagGTATCCATTTTCCTGGGCGATGGCTGAGGGTCCCCTCCAGCACCCTACAAAGTCAGAGGCCTCCTCAGGCCATTTCGCAGCTCAGACATGCAGGCCCAGACAAGGAGGCGGCTTTGCTTCGTTGTGGCCTTGCAAATGCTTTGCACTTTACCCTTTCCCAAGTCCTGTGAAGGGACTGGTTATGTTTTATGCAGTAAACCACggttcaacaaactatggttagAGCACCTTGGGCAAACCTGGCTTTCCGCTGCCGGAGGCTGGGGATAAAATGGTGCCCTCCTGTTCTGCGACTGCGTTTGTAAAACCTGCTAACTCAAGAGTTAGGAAGTATGATTTACTATGAGCCATCTCTCAAGCATGCAGCCCTTTCTAGCAACCAATTTTTAGAGTGAATTAGAATGTCAAAAAATGGATGCTAGGAGGACAGAAGGTTTTCTGTCAAGGCTTCTATAAATTTTACAAGAGTCTGGACTTAATTCCTTCCCTTTCTTGTATTTAAGCACACATTTTACCCCTGGGAGCCCCAGCTGGAAGACCATTCAGAAATCAGGACATCATATAGTAGTAACACCTGTAGTTTAAttccttattttttcctcttttgtaaaTTAACCTAACTTGCGTTAAAATATAGTTGCAGAACACGGCATGCAGGTATAACTCTCTATCCAACTATATCCATCTCTATCTCTATGATTTGATTGGTGTAAGTCCctgtaagtttctttttcttttctctttcctctttttgtctttcctcttctttttccttctttctgaataaaaattaatttcaaaaattccATTTTAGAGGTAGCAATGTCACTCTGTCGTTATTTCATCTAGTTCAGTAGGGATTTTCTGTCCGAGGAAAGGTTTGTCTATGGAAAGGTccttgtgtttgtttatttattctagAGAGGCACCAAACTGCTTTGATAAaaatggtttattatttattcattgatttaaCTCTATCTAAATGCCGCCCGACTCCAAACCAACTCTGGGCGGCTATGAATATGTCAAGAGTTTGTGAAGTTATTTACATGAGCAACCACATATGCTTGGTTAGCACATTGGGATTAGGTTTGGTTTCCTTTGGCAGATTCTTCCTGGGGTGTCCtcagggtgggtcaaaaaagtcaatatggtggtgcaatcaaagctctgcctgttttttatgtgtgatgcaGAGGAAACTTGGAGAGGCTTTTAACATTCTGTTATTCTACTTTACTGCAATAAAGAACATTTCTGGCATCTCTGACATCCttatttcttgacctggcctccCTCAAAGagttgacatcaatcttgaaagcctctctgAGTTTCCCTCATTCCATCTTAGgctaaataaaatcaaggtgaGCTGGTTTTGAGTTtgtttctcatgcttccttctgtgtaatcttttctgcaagtccTCTGATCATTGtcagctccttccttccccttttaacAGTCTCTCTCATATCTTCCCCGAAGTTGGCTCTACGTTTCCTTTACACAGTGtgatgtggggggtggggggttgaaaCAAATCCTTGCAACTACCTTTTTCTTgcaatacaaatttaataaattgttattattattattaccctatcaagaagaaggggaaggaggtagCAGGATAGATAAGCACTTGGCGCCTTTTTTCCTTATATAATTGAAAGGGGAATTGTGATGCAAAatcatccccctcccccaaattaaaCCTGACCTCAAAGACTTTCCACCCTAAGCAACCAAGGAAGTAGTACATCTAACCATTATGAGGAGTGGGGGGTTGCCTTCGAGTCAGGGTTGACCCCTgacaactacctggacaagtccctacagttttcttggcaaggtttttcagatgtggtttgccattgcctgcttcctagggctgagagagagtgactggcccaaggtcacccagctggctttgtgcctcaggtgggtctagaactcacggtctcctcatttctagcctggtgccttgaccaccacaccaaactggctctcacatctAGCCATCCAGACCCCACTATTACAAACCCACTTAATCTCCTAGCCCAAGACCCTTACCATTGCTGCACATGCCCAGCAGGGGGTGCCCTAATCCCATGCAATGCATCTGTAATATCCGTAGGTGGCTGGGTTGCCCATCCGGCTACGTGACTTGGGACACATCCAGCACCCTTGGGCGTTAACGGTATATAAAGGGAGAAGTGAGTATCACTGAAATTCACTGCACATCTAGTTAACCAGGTCGCTCTGGTGGGGAAGAGAGGGGGCTCTCTAGGCTATTTTACAATCCCAGTGAGGGGTAGTAAATGGGAAGGGAGAGGGGAACACCTGCCCAGAGTGGTACCCAAGGATGCTTCCTGAAGATAACTTTGGACCTTtgtctttttccctctctcaGAGCTACACCTTCTTACAACCATGGTAGTCTTCCAGTATTTGAAGAAGCATAGAGAGGTAAGTTTGGACTTTGGCGTGAGCCAGTTCAGAGCTAGGTTATCAAACTGTCCATCCTCTGCATTGCAAGATACAGAAGCTCCTTGGACCAGACTTTGCTGTCTCTGTAAACCAGTGAGGGACAAGGAAATGTTGGGAAAATTGCTTTGGGAAGAAACGTCCTTCACAAGTCCTGTTTTCTACTGAAGTAGAAAGATTGGCTGATGCATCCCCTTTGCTAAGAGAGGGCTTTGTGTCTTCCAGCTGATTCCTCTGGCTATGATTATGACTGCCACTTTGAGCGGAATGGCGTTCACTGGCATCAATGCTCTGAGAAGATCAGATATAATGTAAGCAGTTTCTCCATACTCATCTCAAAGAATGCTCTTCTCTTAACAAGATCAAGTGCTTTGCTTTGTTGCTGTGGTTTTTTTAAGTTTAAGACAAAAGGGAATGGGGGACAACAGACAAGGTGTGGcagttatttttttctgggaCTGAATGTCCTAACACCAGAATGAAATTGTGCAATGTGGAATAAAATCAGGGTTGGGAAAAGGTGATGTTTTgccctttttgtttttagtttttttaatttctcaaggAGGAAGTGGAATTTGGACAAGAGTCTTTTTCAGGGAAGTTTGAAAAGAATTCCTTATAATTTGGAAacattttctatttcaaattgtgtccgtgtgtgtgtgtttattttttttaatggaacattAGGAACAAAGCCCAGCTAGAACTGAGTTTAGATTTCAAAACCCATGAGGCTTAAAAATGCTTTACCTTTAGTTGGATGCTTAACTTTTACAATATGTAACTAAAGAATCAGATGACTATAAAAGAAAATTGTTTATCCGGATCTTAGCAGTACATAGGcagatttttctttgtattttcataTAACCCTCTACAGGAATTGTTTTCCTACATTAACATTTAAATCAGTAGCTTATCTCAATTTTAAATTACTCTGTGAAGTAAAGTCAATAGAAGTCTGGGAGGCTAACTTCAAAATAAATAGGATGTTGCTGTtgagtctttttttaaatagctaaaTATAGTTTTATTAAGCTGATGTTCACCCCAAGGTTATTTTTATCTCATCCATAATAAATGCTGCATTTTGCTTGTAGTATTGATAGGTGGAACAATCCTGAACCATGGGAAAAAGTGGATCCTACCAAACCCCAAAAGGTAATGAACTTGATAGGGTAGCAAGTCCTGGATTGTCCTATTCAGAATCTAAAGTCTGGCAAGTAGGAAGCATATAGATAttgtaatagataaataaattaacttTCTCAAAATATTCGTATTTCAGAATATTTGCTAATATATAAATAGAACTGTAGGCTGTAGTAATTAAGGTTTGATCAGCATTGTTAAAATATTCCATGCCCAAAATCAGTCATGGGCAACTGCATCTCAAATGGAAGTTTCTGTTATAAGAGCAtaggtttatttaatttatactgcTAGTTTTGTCCATAAACCCCGTCATTCTGGAGAGAGCTGCAGGAAAATCAGGCATGTCATATTCATTTTCTACATACTAAGTTTCTTACCCACTGCCCCCCTACCACCCCACCCAATTTCAACTGCTTTCACCAGCAACATTCTTCTAATTCAGTTTAGCCTTAATCACAGCAATCCTAACCATGGTGCATGGCTTATCCATCTCAAAAGAAAGGGACAAgcagtttgtaaaccacccagctCTCCAGTCCCTTACGTCATTAAAACATGGGTCGCAGTCCAGGAAAAAAGTTTATCGTAAGCCTGGACTTTGCTTATCCCCATCCAAAGGGAAAGGGTTTAGCTCTGCATACAATGCATCCATAATGGTGACAAGGCTCACAGAATAAAAGTCTTATTTCACATAGCCTCTTCTGTAATGAGAAACGCCTAACGTGAGTGATATTTAGAGGGAGGAAGAAATCCCTAATACTGGGCAAGCTTGTTaatcttttgtctttttaatctTTTGTCTCAAACACATACGGCAGCTGCTTTCAATCCATCAGCAATGGAAGCCCATCAAAGAGCTGGAGGAAATCCGAAAACTTACCAAGGGGTGAGGTACCAGCCCTTCCCAACGACACTCTATGAATCTAGTGGAATCACTTCTGCACAAACTAGAGGATTGAAACCAGTGTGCGGAAATGCTTCTGCTACATTTTTAGAGTCTCCCTCCACCATGTTTTGGACTCTGGAGGAGATTACTGTTGGTTTTAGAAACAGCCCAGCATAGATCCATATTGtccaaaaagaaaatgtgttgaAAAGGGCAGCTTGTCATGTTTGTTTTGAACCATGCCTTGAAACGCTGTTTCTTCTAGGAAGACAGAGCAGCAATTCTCCATGTGTGAGCTTTAAAAAGAGTTGTGTTATTGttggaaaatatatattgtaatttatgttttcaaTAAACTTGGAATTTATCAAGTAGTTTATCAGACCTCAAACTGATTGCAATTCTCACTTATTTGGGAGCACTGAAAACAATATTGTTGTATTGTCTTCAAAGAATTATCTGGATTGGCCTCTACCCTCTTTGTATCACTctgttcacccaacatgctaagaTGGTTTGCTTATCAATAAGCCACAACATGTTTAGCCACCATTGGCATGCTTGGTTTTCCCCATCATCTTGACTCACTTACCCTTTCTACATATATCTGTTTTGCAATTCTATCCTCATTCACTCTCTTTATATCACTAAACCATCTCAATATGCTTCTTTTGTACTAATCACTCACTTTTGTGtttaatccacattcattctAATTTTTACACTTGCTTCTGCTTGGTTACCACCGCCATCTGACTCTTTAATCCACCTACTCACCCTAGACATTCCTGATCTTACATGGATAAGATTTCTAGGAAATGTTAGGTGGGGAAAATAAAGTCTCCCTTATCAAGAAATATTGTCTTTAAATTATAAATTGTGCTTCAGAAGATCAAAAGGCCACAAGTttataaaatctttttaaaacaaatgttctttgaaaaaagaaaatacaacttGAGAAAGAGACTGAGACAGAATGTGTGAAGACACAATattaacatttgtttttatttattcttgagcACAAGAATCACTCAGCAGAATGCAGATAAGTGCTACCCTTCCAGATTTcttttaagaataattttattgaaatttttaataaacatagtaaaaactaatacaaactaaactaaaaaaagaaaagtgcagaaaaaaaggaaaaaaagaaaagaacaagataaTAAAgaatggcttccaaccttcatcacactgagCAAAACCTAATATACAAACTTTTCACCTCTTGTACAGTTACAGTTAAAaaaactcttctccccatagcctaacttttatctaaacgcaatccagaaatcatcatttttttcaatcctagttcagcaaaaagtccattaggagttaccagaaatatcaaacaaatagtttaacCCTGGTCAAATATTCCAACTTTATaatccttctttttgctctgcacaGTCTTGACCTTTAAATCCTTCATATGGCATTGCAGGATTTGATCTTCCATCACTCTCTGGCATTTAAAAGAAGTCTTCAGCGCTTTCACCAacctactttgtaaatcccataaagaggcatcatccaAGATTTCTTGTCATAACCCTTCCAAATTTCTGAGCAGTTTCTTTTGCACAACATAGGCTTACACAAAAAATTCACAAAGTAGTCTCAGCAGGATGATTTTCGAAAGGACATGtggaggttattttgggcaggcCCACACTTGCAGCTTGGTCGATACTTGCTTGCAGTTGAAAGGTGGAAACAGAACTAAGCAAACCAATTTTGGTCCTCAGTATCAGGAAAGCTACACTAAAACACAATATATCCCTGATTCAATTCAAAGGCTGCATGATGCTGAGGCTGAAATGTCATGTCAAAAAATGATCTGGTAAAACAAAAATCTGGTATCCAGAGTTATGAGAATGTATCACCCCAATACCTGTTTTCATGACATGCTCAACCCATTTGTTATCTGCCAAATTTCTGTCCTGGCACAATCACACTAACTAGGTCAAAAGTAATCACCAAGTCCCTACCCACTTTTTCTGCAAACGCCTGGCACTCCAGGAGCCCTTCCAACTTCTTTGGGATGTGTGCTGCCAAGCCTTGGCAGTCAGAATTGTAATTAAAAAGCTGGCTTTCCCAGCTGCTTTCTAGTTCTTTTTTCTTGGTGTGTGCAATACAGGTCAATTGACTCAGTGCAGGTGTTCCCCCAGCCCAGCTGATTGGGTTGAATTAGTTTAACCCTGTTTAGACCTGCTGAATTAGCTTAGACCTGCTTAGGAGTAAATCAAACTTCCCTGCGGGTTCCTGAATGGTGGACTTAACCCCCTTTTGCCCTTCCAAAAGGGCAATAATTCCCATTGACTCAATGTAAGTGCATTGTGAGACAGAGCCAATGTGAAATATCTTTATCTTTTAGGATTCCTAGACCTGGTTTGcaaatagcagcaaagagttggGGTTTTCCAGATCACTTTGCAGCCACTTAGTAGTCATCTGGATGTTTATAGATCAGGTAGCCCTGTTCTTTTTCAGGATTCAAGAATGATTCCATGTCAGAAGCTGAAACTGAGGCAACAAATCAATCAGGGCTCCTAATGAGCATACAGTTAGTTGGGTCAGAAGTCCTTAAAGGCTTGATGCCTGCTGTTGAGAGGCCACTGAGGAAAAGCAAGCTGATTTCTCAGGACAAGTACTTGCATCTCTCTTCTTTTTGCACCCTTATGGGCTTTTAGGACCTACGTAGGAGCAAGAGCTGTGGGGGTGGTGGGGAAGTATGGATTCAGTTGAATGTATTTAGTATGTACATCAAGTTTTGTTTCCCTCCTGAAGGGTTTTGCAGGGTTTTACCCATCCTTGCTTTGGGACCTGAGACTACCACTGGTATTTTCATGTGTTATGGCTATCTTCTTTCTGTTTAGGTCTGAAAAGGCAGCAAGCAGCCAAGATATCATTTCCTCCTTTGGGTGGTGAAAGTAGTGATGTGTTTGTTGCACGGTTGACTCATAAAAGTTTCATGTGCCTACGTGCTGCAGAGGAACAGGAGGCAGGAACCTTCAGTATATGTTTAACTATGAGTAAACACCACGCTATATGGTGTTTCTATTTCCTTGAAATTTGGTTGCCTGAACTCCAAGCTGTCCAGCCTGTGATCCTCAACCTTACACTAGTTTCCATATCTTTGGTTATGCCCCTAGGCAGTTATGTGGGTTGGGCCCAAAGGCTGAGGACAGCAGAAATCAACTCTTAAAGGGCTTATTACTAACTGTACACCCATAGACAGCCCTGGTTgatttgaagaagaaaagaagggcctCACAACAGCATCTTACTCAAAACTTCAGTACCACCAAATCTTGGAGCAAGGGAGGTTCTTGAGGAAGCTCACTTTTGGCAGGTCTGGCAGAGCAGTCCTCACATTCATAAGTGTTCATGGCCATGGGTgagggtgaaactgacaaagcAGATGTTGTGACACTGTGATGCAAATTCTGCCTTGTAAGTATGACATCATGACCCAAGTATGAAAGAGTGGAACTTGTGTTATGACATCACAGTGCATATTTTAGCATCATTGTAGTAAGGAACAGATTGCccgtgttcacacaacacacgtAACCAAGTCAGATAGTTTATGCTTCTGTGGATTTTGCAAGCCCTGAAAGTGGGTTGCTTTAATATCCTAGCTAcactaagcatgttgtgtgaaaggATGAATGGAGTTGTCTATACAAAGCTGCTCTTTAAAGCACACATCTCTCTCTGCACTGTTTTGCTAGTGAGCAGCATCATTTCACTCTCCCGCTGCACTGTAAGTGCACAGCTCCAAGCCCAGGTCTTCATGTGGACATCAAGAACTTTCAGTGCAGCCTCAAAGATCTCTAAAGGTTGCTATCAAATTTATACTTCGAgttaaaagagggaaataatcAGCCACATTACTGACAAGCaatgataaaattatatttaattttaatgatactccaatgaaaataaaatcaaattttggTTTTGCCCCCATCATCCACTACTTTTTGGATGATATCACTGACATACCACTGAAAGGCTAAACATGGCACTCATCCTGCTAGAATATACAGCTTCTCCCAGATCTTGGAGAAGCAAAAGGTTGCAAATCAGAAAGTGTCTGGTTTCTTGTAAGAGAAGGGCATCTCCATATTATGTTGAATTCCTAGCAAGAGATCAGCTATTTTTTTGCCTTGAGATTGTCTCCATTTCTCCATAGTGGATATGACTGTGCAATTTGCACAGCTAAAGTGGGCTCATTGCGGCCATAATGGCCCGTGCccagttttttaaattttatgttcCCCAAATGTTTAAAAGCGGGCCATTTTTAGAATTGTTAAGGATTGCTTCCCTTGCAAACATCTAAGAGCTTCTGATGCATCTTCTTGTGAGGGCCTTAATGCAAGCCATAAATGGGCTGCACTTGTACTTTTCCATCAGAAGCGCTTTAAAAAGAAAGTCATCATGACTGCCCAACTCCATTAACTATGAGATAGGCTATGGATCAGAGGCATGAAAAATAGACTTGGCTTCTGTACCACTGAAACAATATGCTGTAATTAATTTTGAAGCAATAATGCCCACAAGTTGACCAGCTATTTTAAGACGAAGGTGGTGGAGAAGCTTCAAGGAAGGACATTGTTGTCCTTTGTAGTGTCCACTCCAGTTCTTCTTTCCATTATGGCCTTTACTTGCTCAGTTTAATTTCTTTGGGATCACAGCTCAGAGGGAAGGAATGTATAAGAAGTCCCAAAATTAATTTCTGCCCTCTCCAGTTAAAACCATCTGGGAATAACCAGCAAAGAAGATCTGCCTAATTCTTTGTCATCTCCCTGGAACTCTCTGGAATTCATGTCCAGCATGAAAATTCTGATGTGATGAGTCCAGGTATTAGACAGGCCATGAGAAGACCTATACTATATTTCTTGGTTGGCTTTTTCTTTCCTGTTGATGACCATGCTCACTTCAAGTCAAATAAACATGTCCTTTTGCTCATGAGACCCTTACTGTAATTGTCAGAAGGGGTATGCTGGCatcttttccgactaacaaactgtattaaaaggcataagcgtCTTTTATAAGCATCTGATGAAaaaagctgcagctcacaaaagcttgtgctttttaatacaatttgttattggaaaaggtgctaccagactcctcctgatttttttttgccatgacTAACATGACTCTTCTCTTGCAATTACTGTAACTGTATGCCTCTTTTTGATCTTCTTCCTCCCTCATCCTCAGAGAAAGTATATGATCTTAACACATTTTGCTAAGAGCTTTTATCTTCATCACTTGTTGACACCCTGAAAGAATACTCATAGGAGCTACTCTACTTAGTCGATGTTATCAGTGTGACTTTCTCGATGTAGGACGTCTGTGTGTGAGTGAAAGACAGCACAAGAGAGAAAGGTTCATTGTTATTTTATCCATCTTGATAGAACACCTGGCTCCTTTCTGCTTTAATATTTACTTCCTGGTGGACCAGGTGGATTTTGATATAGCTCAAGTGTTGATAGCTAATGTCTTACACCTCAATGGCATGGGTAGGAAAAGCACAGTAAGAGGAGGTTCATTCAAGTCATCAGGCTAAAAATAGTCAACCTGAGACATCAGGGCccaaacacactttttttttttgcagagcccAAGCACAACTGGATTCTCACAATTCTGAGGTTGAAGCCATACAGAAACCATAATGCTCACCctataatagtttttaaaaaatgccctccCAAAACTCAGGGGAATCCCTCCCTGCCCTCATCCACACATATGATGGATCCCTAT containing:
- the C13H15orf48 gene encoding normal mucosa of esophagus-specific gene 1 protein, whose product is MVVFQYLKKHRELIPLAMIMTATLSGMAFTGINALRRSDIIIDRWNNPEPWEKVDPTKPQKLLSIHQQWKPIKELEEIRKLTKG